A window of the Plasmodium falciparum 3D7 genome assembly, chromosome: 3 genome harbors these coding sequences:
- a CDS encoding pre-mRNA-processing factor 19, putative, which translates to MSIICTISGQTPEEPVISKTGYIFEKRLIEKHIINYGICPVSGEVLTLEDLYPIKNEKIVKPRPITASSIPGLLSIFQTEWDSIISEMFSLRTHVNDIRNELSHSLYQYDAATRVIAKLLKEKNGYKEEIENLKKQIFQLKSSNDLDIYEIGLNEELLEKMQNVAKDLLINRKKRKIDNVCSVEQWKDFKNTNEFNIHSSTIPGVTCITLDVNKYKYNYNDDHMKHNFFSGGNDGNVYYVSLNDNKILSKLQGHLKKVNSIISHPSNFICITASNDKTIRIWKGDDNNVHHNDNGDSDSDNNNNNNDNDGSHLNNNEYIYDNYQFVSAHVITKHKDHVTSLALHPLENYFISSSKDSMWILHDLETAKTIKTSKDNPSSFKHLAIHPDGMMFGIAAQDSNIHIYDIKSQEYKATLNGHTKSLNCLSFSENGYYLASSSKDNTVKLWDLRKAQSFQTITLNETPNFISFDYSGKYLSIAVENDIQIYNFETKNQANLIKTLSSHTDIVTQTCFGSTTSYILSSSMDKTIKLWN; encoded by the coding sequence atgtcaATAATATGCACCATAAGTGGCCAGACACCTGAAGAACCTGTTATAAGTAAAACGGGATATATTTTTGAGAAAAGATTAATTGAGAAACACATAATTAATTATGGTATATGTCCTGTAAGTGGTGAAGTTTTAACACTAGAAGATTTATAtccaataaaaaatgaaaagataGTCAAACCTAGACCTATTACGGCTAGTAGTATTCCTGGATTATTATCCATTTTTCAAACCGAATGGGATTCGATTATATCAGAAATGTTTAGCCTAAGAACACATGTTAATGATATACGTAATGAATTAAGCCATAGCTTGTATCAATATGATGCTGCTACTAGGGTTATAgctaaattattaaaagagaaaaatggttataaagaagaaatagaaaatttaaaaaaacaaattttcCAATTAAAAAGTAGTAATGATCTCGATATTTATGAAATAGGattaaatgaagaattattagaaaaaatgCAAAATGTTGCAAaagatttattaattaatagaaaaaaaagaaaaatagatAATGTATGTTCTGTTGAACAATGGAAAGATTTCAAAAATACTAATGAATTTAATATTCACTCATCAACCATACCAGGAGTAACATGTATTACATTAgatgttaataaatataaatataattataatgatgatcaTATGAAACATAATTTCTTCTCAGGAGGTAATGATGGAAATGTTTATTATGTTTCGCTAAACGATAATAAAATCTTATCAAAATTACAAggacatttaaaaaaagtaaacTCAATTATTTCACACCCCTccaattttatatgtataacagCATCTAACGATAAAACTATAAGAATATGGAAAGGTGACGACAATAATGTACATCATAATGATAATGGCGACAGTgatagtgataataataataataataacgatAATGATGGTAGTcatcttaataataatgaatatatatatgataactACCAATTTGTCTCTGCGCATGTTATAACCAAACATAAAGATCATGTTACTTCATTAGCTTTACATCCTTtggaaaattattttattagcTCTTCCAAAGACAGTATGTGGATTCTACATGATCTAGAAACTGCCAAAACTATAAAAACGTCAAAAGATAATCCAAGCTCTTTTAAACATCTAGCCATACACCCAGATGGTATGATGTTTGGTATAGCAGCACAAGATTCTAATATACATATCTATGATATTAAAAGTCAAGAATATAAAGCAACATTAAATGGACATACCAAATCTTTAAATTGTTTATCCTTTAGTGAAAACGGTTATTATTTAGCATCATCTTCAAAAGACAATACAGTCAAATTGTGGGACTTGAGAAAAGCTCAAAGTTTTCAAACTATAACGTTAAATGAAACACccaattttatttcttttgatTATTCAGGAAAGTATCTATCCATAGCTGTAGAAAatgatatacaaatatataattttgaaaCCAAAAATCAAGCCAATctaataaaaacattatcCTCCCATACAGATATAGTTACGCAAACATGCTTTGGTAGTACCACCTCATATATATTGTCAAGTTCAATGgataaaacaataaaactTTGGAATTAA